CCGTTATGGAATCAGTATGTTGCTTATTTGGATGGGGTAGTTCATTTTGATTTTGGTGAATCTGTTCAATCAACAGGTCAAGGTGTATCGGAAATTATAACAACTGGTTTTGGACCGTCGGCAATTATTGGTTTACAAGCACTTGTTATTTCATTGTTAGTCGGAATTGCCGCAGGTACATTTGCCGCGCTATATCATGGGAAAGTGATTGATTATAGTGTGAGCTTGCTTGCGATTCTAGGTATTTCTATTCCTAGTTTTATTTTAGCGCCACTATTTATACAAGTGTTCGCCATCCAATTTGAATTACTACCAGTGGCGTCGTGGGGAACGTTTGAGCATACTGTATTACCTTCTTTCGCATTAGCGCTCGGGCCAATCGCAGTTATTACAAGATTTGTTCGCTCTAATATGATTGAAGTGTTGCAGAGTGATTATATTAAGCTAGCGAGAGCGAAAGGTATACCAATTAAGAAAATCATTATA
This Bacillus mycoides DNA region includes the following protein-coding sequences:
- a CDS encoding ABC transporter permease → MYVIKKLSVMVFTLWVITTVTFLIMHIIPGDPFSSDAKIFPEEVIQNMRAKYHLDEPLWNQYVAYLDGVVHFDFGESVQSTGQGVSEIITTGFGPSAIIGLQALVISLLVGIAAGTFAALYHGKVIDYSVSLLAILGISIPSFILAPLFIQVFAIQFELLPVASWGTFEHTVLPSFALALGPIAVITRFVRSNMIEVLQSDYIKLARAKGIPIKKIIIRHALRNAIVPVLTFVGPLMAGLLTGTFVIEKIFSIPGLGKYFVDSIFNRDYPVIMGTTIFYSSLLIVCIFITDIIHRIVDPRIRSIT